The sequence ttttttttctgtgtattttattgAGAGATTGTTCATTTGACCTATTTTGATTCGGTAGAAACAAATCCTTGTAATCCTGATTTTTTATCAGTattaaaccgttttttttttttgcacagcttTGTAATTTCTCTGCAAAGTAATTGCATATATTTTTGAAATTGATGCCTTTATTGGTTTCAGGTTTGTTGgttgtttatgtgtttgttgCTTTGTCTCCTGAAGGCAGAGACAAAGTggcatccatccactcatcggACGAAGACTCTGATGATGCTTCTGTTCCTTCCAATGAAGAGCACAAGGTAAAGTTTGATGAGCTCCAGTGTATTTTCAGAAACCAATTTGTTGTTCTAAActcttcagtttaaaaaataagcaagatgttttttttaaaaaggttcttttctgcagtaatttttcttctgctggttGTTGAAAATCTTTATTTACTTTACAACAAAGTAAAATACAAAGTAAAGTACAGCAAAAAAAGTACAGCATTCATGATATTCATCCCTCACTAAGACGTTTTTGTAGAATAAAGTACTAACAAGTGAatatttctttctctttgtaagtgaccatggtataagcgggataaATGCCTTTAAAGTATGCATTCTCACCTCCAagcagcaaataaaataaaacgccataaagaaagtgactattcgcATGTCATTTTTGAAATGCGTGCAGCCAGCGCTAAACTGTGTTCTTGGTTAGTTTAGGATTACGGGTAACTGTTAAACTGCAAACGGGAGGTGACCAGTTTTAATGTCGAGTCAATGGTACGGACGCGTTCTGAGGTCCTGAACAACAGGTCTTTGAACGACGGGCGCGGCGCGACGGTCGGGCAGCGGCGCGACTgcatttccttcttttctcctctcctctgtcccctgagttttttttatgctCACATAAATGCTCCAACAAACTCATCCTTCTAACTTCAGATGCAAATTTCACATGAGTTGTCATgctgtatagcattcaaccagCTACTCCAGTCGAGCTCACGCTGATGCTTCCCCGCTTGCTTCCTCAGGAGATCATGGTGGGCTCCATGTATCAAGCCAAAATCCCTCCAGTGGCCCCGCACTCTAGCCACGAGAAAGGTGAGGCGCTCCCGTCTCCAGTCTCCAGGGCAGTCATGCAGTCTTAGCCGCGTCTGAACGTTTTGTCTCCTTCAGCGTACAGCGGGGAAGACCAGCTGCTGTGGACTCCTGCCGTTCTGCCTGCTGATGAAGTGGAGGCTTTCCTGCTGAATGCACAAAGGCTTTGTGACCAACAGGGGGCAGTGTGGACACAAGAAGCCACCATCAAAGATAATGAACAGGTGGTGAACATTAAGGCGCTGCTGTCATTTGTAGATTTTACCCCCCGAGTGTTGCGGTTCTCCACATTCAGTGGCCTGAAATCAGTGAAATGTTGCTCTTAATTTCACTATAGCACTTGAATAGTTTAGCCAATGTTTGGTGAATGAGGCTCTCACCCCTCAacttcatttttcttctctgtgtttagttttagccttcataaaaaatattaaactgttttcatctttttgacCTTTTCTCCTCCTTTGGCTTGACTTTCAGGCACTGTATGAACTagtgaaatgcaattttaatgcAGAAGAGGCACTGAGACGGTTGCGCTTCAACGTGAAGGTTTTCACCGGTAAGATTGAATCTGGTTATACATCCTGCACATTTAAAACCAGCCTCAGGTCATTTATCAATTTATTTGATTGGAACAATGCAAATTAGTGAACATCCATCCAGACAGTGATAGGTGTAATAATGCCAGATTATAGCAATAATGTTCATTTACATTCGTAGTCCCTAGACAGGATATGAGACATTGGTTCAGACACTAGATCCCAATAAAAACATATCACATGCTGGGACATCATTTAGACTGCGTTTGGTCATGTGACGCGGGTCCAGACACCTGCTAGGAACGTTCCTGAACGCACGTTTAGCAATCGTTGTTCAAACTGGACTGTCGCTGTCTGATTCTAGGCACCGGACACAAACTGTAATTGTTAAAAAAGCTCTATTCCAATTTATGAATGACTTGGGGTCGTAGAATTCTGTTCGGCCACAAACCACAACTATTAAgttcttctccatgatcaatttccaacatttggcacttccgtgaatcaAAGGgggccatccatacgtcactaccgaATCCAAGTCCTTGATTGATtgaaactggtttaactttcgaCGCACATTCAGCGGCAGCGTGTTTTGTACCTACAGCTGGAAAAAGGTCATAAAAAGTTGGGTAGGGACGCAAGAATGCGAGAAATCAGATAGCAGAAGCTCGAAACGCGCGTTTACGTTtacttttcattgaaaagtcAGGACCTGGacagattaaaattaaaacatcaggatttaaaagacagaactacagtaaaaaattcaaatcattagatgtttaaaaaagtaaatttaaaaaagtctttATCTGGGATTTCAAATGCTGAATATTCTGTGCAGATCTAACTATGTTGAAGCGGTTCATTCCACTGGTTTGGTCTCGTTTTCAAAAAAATTTCCAATTAACCAACCAATGGTGTACAAAGTGTGGCTCTACCATTTTAAACCTATTTTTACTAGAACATCAGAACTTTGACGTAGGCGGCAGGATGGACAAATGacttccacctttttttttaaatcacaaaaactTACAAATCAAATCCCAGTCATTTGTGAGAACCAGCATTGATCAACCCAATAGCAGATCTAACTGGCCAGACGTACTCCGTATACTTGTAACTTATCCTATAAAGGGTGTCCCTCTGCACTTTGAGGAAAAATTGCATACACTTCTTGCTTATTGTATAACCAGACTTTGATTATTGGTGGTTCAGGTTTGAACCATTTACCCCTTTTTTTCTTGCTACCAAGAGTGTCTTATTCTTCTGGTCCAGTCAATCTGGTCaaagtcaaaaagaaaagtgaattaAAGACATTCTGTGTTCGTTCATGAATTCTAGACAAATGTTGAGAAAAACTTGGCCGTCCCAAACAATATTGAAATAGTTGGTTTGctgctactttttatttttcctctggaAGAACAGCCGGGAGCATCTGGTCGGCTGACCTCAGTTCTCTGGTGGACATCCGGATgcaaataaattcggaaatgaAGCGTCATCTCCTTAAGACTTTAAAACAATCAAATCTTGAACTGGAGACCGAAATAAGCCGGAAGCCAAAGGACAGAGGCGTACTCCAGAGGGTTAGACTGACCAAAACTGGTTTCTGGATCAGGAAATATCTGTTCCAACCATCCCTGCACATCTATATGACATCAGGACTGAAGCAACTGTTGCCTTTAGAGGCAAGAACATTAGCAAATCATCTGCATAGAAATGAAAAGCCATCTCAAACTAGAGCCAAGAGGAAGAAGATATGGTGAAAATGAACTGGGGCCCAGGATTGAACCTTGAGGTACTCCACAACTTAGAAGAGATACAGCTGATGAGTGCGCCCCCAGGTGGACAAAGAGCGTTTAATCTGTTTGAATCTACTTTTAAGCTAAAGTTTTACGATCCACCGGGTAAAAGGCAGTTGTCCAGGCTCTGTGTGCTTATAGGACGTTAATCACACACAAGATGGTGTTTGGAGGGTTTCAATAAAGAAAACGATCCTTTCCAAACTGTCTGAAAAGTAGCAGGAGCCGGCGCTGTGAACGGCTCCAAACTTCTTCCGGTGGCTCATGTCTGTGAGCCACGACTCAAGTCTCTGCTCCAAGACGCTCCATTCTATGCCATGAATTGAGCGTCTGAGCGCCTTTTGACACGGTGAATTCATTTTGTGTCGTCATATTATCCCGTAGCGCTCAATGAATGTGGCAGGAGTGGCTCTGAGCGCCGACATCTGCTTATTAATATCGCGTTAACATTTCTTATTGCATAGTTTGTATGAACAGCATGACGGTAGCAAAGACATGACTACATCcccttcctctgctgctgctgctgctgcactatATCCGGGCATTCTCTGTTACCATGGCAACGCATGCACTGCATATCAAACAGGAAATAAACGTCAACTATATAaacgtagaaaaaaaatgtgaaaagtattaatgtttaattaaatattttgtttttttgttgagtgAACACTATATAAGCGGGACAATGTCCTTTCAGGCGCttattatcagaaatgaacagacTTTTCCGGAAATCAGCCATCCGACGCGATCACACCCTCTGTTGTCATTTGAAGAACACACAAAGGAAAGACGGGCTAGGACTTCAAAAACCTAAAAAGTCCCTTTTGAAGTGCTGAAGCTGCATGTTTCCAGAGGTTTTtggtttagaaaacaaaaccaaactgtaggaaaaaatctaaattaagTTTATGGATAAATGTTCATTCAAATATAATAAAGAATGAAAataagtcatgttttttgtaAGTCATTCCTCGATCAACTTTCTGCGTTTTCTCCTCAGAGGAGCTGTGTTCCTGGAGCGAAGAGGAATGTAGAAACTTTGAGCAGGGTTACCGAGTTTACGGGAAGAACTTCCACCTTATCCAAGCTAATAAGGTAAACTCTGCACtgaaaaaggtcttttttttctgtcatcgtGCCCTCTAGTGTGTCAGATGCTTCAAATGGCGTTCCAATCAGAAAAAGATCTCCTCATCCTTGTCCCCAGGTACGAACTCGCTCCGTGGGCGAGTGTGTGGAGTATTACTACATGTGGAAGAAGTCCGAGCGGCATATGTACTTCACCCAGCAGGCCACCAGGCTGAGCCGGAAGAAGTTCAGTCTGCAGTCGGGGGGCACGTGAGTCCTCCGTGTTCGCTTTCACTCGGCTTAAGCCTTTGTCCCTACCGGCCTTTCGGTTGGATTCAGGCTGTCTGCTAGTAAAAACGGGCAAACCTtgtgaaatatcaaggtcgtagactgctccaaaaagagcaaaaatgttaCTGCAAGCGGGGGTCGTAGTGAACATTTATGCCACGTACCTGCATGTCTCGCACATTCTAGAACGCACAattagcatacggtgttcactCTGAACTgttgctacccaatactagcacGTGAATCTAAAgatggaagagtcttggtgtgaaatgtcgaagcggttcaaatctggtgaatccatctccaggcttttcctttcacagctctattctgatagaTGACAGACTTGGTGTCGTAGAAACACAAACTGTAATTGTTCGCTTCTCCTCTATGATCACATTTCAGACCGTTGGCACTTTTGTTACTTAAGAAAGGACACTAGCTGTACATCACTACcgaatccgagtccctgattggtcaaagacaACTTTTAAATGCAAAACGGACCATAACCTTACGTGACGATGTGTGTCCACAAgtgttgaatgcagaagcctgaaatgtgcaACTACGCGTTTTTGTGTAGCCGGTTAACTAGAAACCACAAGACTCTAGTTAAAGCTAGTTATAAGGGCCAAAGTTCGTCTCAGAGGAAGTGCTAAATGATGACAAGCGGCATTAGATGCAGAAtaggtatatatatattcatatatcatcaagcaaaacaacataaacagtTCAAGGCAGTGCATCTGCTGTCCATCCGCCAATAATGTTCATAAATCCAGTCCAAGAAGTTCAGTGTAAGCCAAGTTCATAGCATAAATCCATTACATCCACACATGGGGGTGTAGATGTTTCCTACCGCCCAGTCCAATGTTGCCATCTTGGAAAGGCCTGAATTGAAGGCCGAACAGCCTCCATCCTCGGTGGAACCTGGCCTGCACAGAACCAGCAATAACTAACTTTTTTGTAATGGAAGTAAAACACAAATTCCAACAAATGAACaactaaagttcaaaaagagtACTCCAAATCAAACATAACCAATAAATTCAGTGAATAGAAACCAATAAAGAGTGAATCAAATCCCAAACATCAGTGACAACACGTCTGTGTGCACAAAACCACCGTgtgcacaaaacaacaaaacacacataaCCCGTTCAACAAGACGAGCTCAGCTAACGCTAGCATCAGCTGATCCGCCTGGGCACACAACCGAGAGTGTTCAATAAGAATGACACCCCAATATATACAAAAACACTCACCAGTTCCCAAGTTACTCATCACCCGCTCGCGTCTCATGCAGGCAGTGACAGCCCCCTTCGTCTGACCTCCGTCAACAAAACTGACTGCGCAGGCCCCTTTATAAAGCCTAGTGCGATAATCGCACAAACTCTCACGAGAGCTTTACATCATAGCAGTGGATGGGCCGAAGCTGCAATGCATGTCAGGGTTACACTTGCATCGGAAGCGGCTGGTCGAACGCGCATTTCTGAGCCCgatgtgaacatagcattaTGCAACACGCAAGGGGAAGTAAGGGGggagtaggtgagacgcaggcgtgtcgtaGGGGTAGAACCTTTTATTCAACCGCCCCAAATCCTGTGTCGTGTGCAAAGATCCCATTAGTGCTTTTCAAGTGATCCGTGCGCGCTCCTTGCTGCAGCCCGACTGttaaaaataaggaaattagacGTGTAGTTTGagttagggttgggcgatgtcccttaaattggccgttgacgatgtttgctgtcaaccatcgggatggacgatgatatcgtcgtgggggggctatttttaatatttcggtcttatataattgctattcattattttactttattactttatttattttatttcccaactaatgactcatccgcagTACTGAGGGaaataactttaacaaaaaaagtaacaagcaaactagaaaagaaatggTTTGCTCTcgcacttaactagtcaagtggaccggcggagcgcggacttacagctttgtgtttgaggggaggggggggggggtgctttgttacatgagcggtatgtgggagatttagaactgcgatccgttccgcagctctaggggtacaagcaaccgaactcagaaccgggtctaaaagtgtgtgtcggaGCAgaggatcgtcagcacacacacagcgctttggggcggtgtaagcttcaaagcagaaaggccgctcagtccttagaaatcgttcaaacaatcacgtggatttgtgtttcgagtcgtgtcccgactaagtaaaggctgatgttattcccacatgtttacatgcagccaagatgcagattgcagcgccacccaaagctaatgttgttagcccgtgttagcatactgctaattctggcttctttccggctccgtttttcaacagaaaaatcaatgaccacacggattaaaattaaaacgatgagcgaacaggcgtttcataataatcgtaacattattaaaagcacgtttagaagatcgtcttgttaccgagctgacatatcaatgtatatagccgctcggcaacattgttttgtattgaattgttacattcaataaagtttgagaaaaaaatagccgctcggcggaactgatatccgcttccggtttttcaaaccctactgcgcatgtgcgaatgatttattccgaccaaaagtgtgagccatgtgaacgttttttatattctgaaaacatttttctggaaccatgtacacggttggattctaatccgaccgtTGATCTGGTCAAGATATTattcacatgtaaccgcggcttatggtgtcgactcgcagcgtggcgggggcgtggcatcacgatggtgtctctccatcgggatttcagtcacccatcacgatggacgatggtatcgtccatcggcacaaccctagtttgAGTGGActtcgcaaaagacggcgaaaactGCATTAAATGGTTACCGTAACAATCTTAACCAAagcaatctaatggcagcttcaagtaccgtattttccggactataagtcgccctttttttcatagtttggcaaggggtgcgacttatattagaaataaattgaaataaatacattgttaaccctcctgttatgttcatttgtgaggaacagagatgatgttcctgggtcaatttgatgtatgaggtatgttaagtgttaagagtatgttaagtgactcagagaatcagcaaactttttttacagtaagttcttgaaggctaacaacataatattctattttccaatgatttcatagattcagaaatgcaataaaaatgacaactgtttctacaaatacaggatgaaaacagagtattagttggccaatgatgcttcatgaaaggaataaataaatatgagaaagaattactttgaaattatgagataaacattctgctatgattgtgtcatatgagtttgtgcaagttattatatcttggtctcagattttgtcaaataaatttcctgtcaaaatgtgacttatagtccagtgcgacttatctgtgtttttttctactttataatgcatttttgggctggtgcgacttatactctgcagcgacttatagtccggaaaatacggcaCTTTACCGCAAATCGCCAGTTTTCCtgatatcgtgcagccctagtgcaCACTCAGGCAGTACTTGCACTTTACCAACGACTAGAGTGCGGCGGCGTGAGGACGTGACACTTCACAATACCCCCTTACCACACACTACAATGGTACGCTCCATTTTATCCACGTTTTATGCAGGAATTGTCTACCTATTGAAttgtatgacttcatgttctttatgatttcatgtttattagaaagcccattgagacgactgttctTGTTCTAAATAAAACTGGATCGCATTGAATTGAATCTAAATTACTTCAGATTTTCTTGATAATAAATAAACTCTTTGTGATTATTCAGCTGAATTTAAACGTTTTAACAAAAGGAATCCGAATCCTTTATCATCAATGAACAGAGTAAATCCAAATTATAGCAGCATCAGATTGGCGCTCCAAGTTCAAAACAACATAAAGTGACAGTAAAACAGAATAAAGACATGCATGGCTGGCATAGTGGAGGTGGGAGCAGAGTCCTGGCTTGGACAGCAGCGAGCCCCGTCCCCTGTCCTTCCAGCTGTCCTCCAGCTCTCTGTTCTCCCGCTCTGCTTCAGTGAGGACGGAGATCCGGA comes from Oryzias latipes chromosome 4, ASM223467v1 and encodes:
- the LOC101156729 gene encoding mesoderm induction early response protein 2 isoform X2, whose amino-acid sequence is MKMTAQSHPAGELPLEELLALYGYTVSDPEKETCLMTARMPDVTRKKNKRAAEVFCREEEDPDPASYDCSSSNASELLRCLQGRDKVASIHSSDEDSDDASVPSNEEHKEIMVGSMYQAKIPPVAPHSSHEKAYSGEDQLLWTPAVLPADEVEAFLLNAQRLCDQQGAVWTQEATIKDNEQALYELVKCNFNAEEALRRLRFNVKVFTEELCSWSEEECRNFEQGYRVYGKNFHLIQANKVRTRSVGECVEYYYMWKKSERHMYFTQQATRLSRKKFSLQSGGTEDGDPDGEAGDLDGSHTSSGLLSHASGQLESPLPPHSNMDLNKQEEDGRPRRRRATPRFLLKP